One window of Papaver somniferum cultivar HN1 chromosome 9, ASM357369v1, whole genome shotgun sequence genomic DNA carries:
- the LOC113314405 gene encoding protein GAST1-like: protein MAKELLILMLCFVTLLVVSAENQATISPAAQPMPPKDIDTSGFTQGSLQPQECAPRCTKRCSLTAFKKPCTFFCNKCCNKCLCVPPGTYGNKEMCPCYNNWKTKRGGPKCP, encoded by the exons ATGGCTAAGGAACTACTAATCTTGATGCTTTGCTTTGTGACCTTATTGGTTGTTTCAGCAGAAAACCAG GCAACTATAAGTCCAGCTGCACAACCCATGCCACCAAAAGACATCGACACG TCCGGCTTTACTCAGGGTAGTCTTCAACCACAAG AATGCGCGCCACGTTGCACCAAGAGGTGCTCCTTAACAGCTTTCAAGAAGCCCTGCACTTTCTTCTGTAACAAGTGTTGCAACAAGTGTTTGTGTGTGCCACCAGGCACTTATGGGAACAAGGAGATGTGCCCTTGCTACAATAACTGGAAAACCAAGCGAGGGGGACCTAAATGTCCATGA
- the LOC113312250 gene encoding putative pentatricopeptide repeat-containing protein At3g23330 has translation MLAHSIKRSSCYSFNSILRTLLKSGNFEKALHHFVQFRDQGFLPDNYTIPSLLKLLHDLHQPLHYRENIHSFAIKNGYLKDIFVTTGFVEMYFSFGCVASSRQLFDETPIKDVVLWTAMVSGFSHNGSGDLAVNFFSQMVGEGVKPNRITLTSVLAACSQLMVPNLGRSVHGFSIRNGIFSSDVLLETAFVDMYAKSRNLTYSSKVFERMRDRNSVTRNAIITGHANSQFPERTFRLF, from the coding sequence ATGCTAGCACATTCGATCAAACGCAGTAGCTGTTATTCCTTCAACTCCATATTAAGAACCCTTCTAAAGTCGGGCAACTTTGAGAAAGCCCTCCACCACTTCGTACAATTCAGGGACCAAGGCTTCCTTCCAGACAACTACACCATCCCATCACTTCTCAAGCTTTTGCATGATCTTCACCAGCCTCTGCACTATCGAGAAAACATCCATTCGTTTGCTATAAAAAATGGGTATCTCAAGGACATCTTTGTCACTACTGGGTTTGTCGAAATGTACTTCAGTTTTGGTTGTGTTGCTTCTTCACGTCAACTGTTCGACGAAACTCCTATCAAAGATGTTGTTTTATGGACTGCCATGGTTTCTGGGTTTTCTCACAATGGGTCAGGGGACCTAGCTGTGAACTTCTTTTCACAGATGGTCGGAGAAGGAGTGAAACCAAATCGGATAACTCTCACCAGTGTTTTAGCTGCTTGTTCGCAGTTAATGGTGCCTAATTTAGGCAGGTCTGTCCATGGGTTCTCCATCAGAAATGGTATTTTTAGTTCCGATGTTCTTCTGGAGACTGCTTTTGTTGATATGTATGCAAAAAGTAGAAACTTGACATATTCGTCTAAGGTTTTTGAGCGGATGAGAGACCGGAATTCTGTTACTCGGAATGCTATAATTACAGGTCATGCTAACAGCCAGTTTCCTGAGCGCACATTTAGACTTTTTTAG
- the LOC113312251 gene encoding putative pentatricopeptide repeat-containing protein At3g49142, which produces MIYENLREPESSILASLLQVCGGTSDLRHGREIHGHVTRSCRNMNSYMMVENNALIDMYAKAGDLNSAVLLFENVKNKNLVTWTTMISGYGMHGLGTEAAEAFNAMKKTGIIPDGVTFIALLSACSHGRLVDEGLQLYISMQRDYKIEPDMKHFACMVDIYARSGLLDQAFSFIKKMPVEPSEFIWASLLSSCRTYKNVVLGEQAAIKALAFNQYNTRVYILLSQLYADSGQWEDFSKVRLVMKDLGLKPTTAQSWVEVERKIYIFTVRDNMNPYSEKMYKLLETLTETMHKEGFVAYRSSGCHDITKEEKEHYKKMPEVSGRFRFR; this is translated from the exons ATGATCTATGAGAATTTAAGAGAACCAGAATCATCTATTCTTGCATCACTACTGCAAGTTTGTGGAGGAACATCAGATCTTCGGCATGGGAGAGAAATTCACGGTCATGTCACTCGTTCTTGTAGGAACATGAATTCTTATATGATGGTGGAAAACAATGCTCTCATTGATATGTATGCAAAGGCTGGGGATTTAAATTCAGCTGTATTATTATTTGAGAATGTCAAAAACAAAAACTTGGTGACTTGGACCACTATGATCAGCGGGTACGGAATGCATGGTTTGGGTACAGAAGCAGCGGAAGCTTTTAATGCGATGAAGAAAACGGGTATTATACCAGATGGAGTTACTTTTATTGCTCTACTCTCAGCCTGTAGTCATGGGAGACTAGTTGATGAAGGTTTGCAACTCTATATATCAATGCAAAGGGACTACAAAATTGAGCCTGATATGAAGCATTTTGCCTGCATGGTCGATATCTATGCACGTTCAGGTCTTCTTGACCAAGCTTTCAGTTTTATAAAGAAAATGCCTGTTGAGCCTTCTGAATTTATATGGGCATCCTTACTTTCATCTTGTAGGACATACAAAAATGTAGTATTGGGTGAGCAGGCAGCTATAAAAGCATTGGCTTTTAATCAGTATAACACACGGGTTTACATACTTTTATCTCAACTCTACGCAGATTCAGGACAATGGGAAGATTTCAGTAAGGTAAGGCTGGTTATGAAAGATCTGGGGCTGAAACCAACTACAGCACAAAGCTGGGTCGAAGTAGAGAGGAAGATATACATATTCACAGTAAGGGACAACATGAATCCATATTCAGAAAAAATGTACAAGCTATTAGAAACACTGACAGAAACGATGCACAAGGAAGGTTTTGTTGCATATCGATCATCTGGATGTCATGATATTACTAAGGAGGAAAAAGagcactacaagaaaa TGCCGGAAGTATCTGGCCGATTTCGATTTAGATAA